ACAGAGTTTTGTACAAGGCGGCCTAAGAAGCTCTGAAAAATTTATCCTCGTGTAACTTCTTCTCAAAGATACCCTCTTTTTTTCCGTGTCAGACAAGTCAAAGAGTGTTAAGCCTTGCCGCATGTCTCAGAATCTTCAAGGTCTTTATACCATCGCCGATAATCAATTTCGGCCGGACAAATCTCATGTGCAATTGGCGGAAGCCTTTTTGCGAGGCGGCGCCAAAATTGTTCAATTGAGAATGAAGAAGGACCATGGACTATGGACCATGGACTGTGGACCAGAAACAATTGCTAGGAATATAATGATGCTGAAAAAAAAATATGATTTTACATTTATCGTGAATGATTTTGTTGACGTGGCTCTGGAGGTTGGGGCCGACGGGATTCATGTGGGAGCGAATGATATGCCTGTTCAAGAGGTGCGTCGAAAAGTGGGCTCCAAAATGTTGATCGGATATTCTTCGCATTCTTTGGCAGAGGCTTTGGTCGCTGAAAAAGCGGGCGCCGATTACGTTGCCTTTGGCGCCATTTTCCCAACCAAAACAAAAGGTCCCGGGCACCCCGTGCAAAGTCTCGAAAAATTGCGAAAAGTGGTCGAAACTTTGAAAGTGCCCGTCGTGGCCATCGGCGGAATCGGCCGCAAAAATTTCAATCAAGTTCTGGAAACAGGCGTTGCTTCTGTCGCAATGATCACCGCACTTACAGGAGCCCCAGACATCGCTGAAGTAACCCGATATTTTGCAAAAAGGACCATCATAGACTATGGACCAAGGACTATGGACTAAACGCCTTTTTATTTTTGGTCCATAGTCCTTGGTCTATTGTCCGTGGTCTTTTTTATGAAACACGTTCTTGTTATTGCAGGGTCTGATCCTTCCGGTGGCGCGGGTGTGCAGGCCGATTTGACCACCCTCAAAGATTTCGGCGTTCCCTCTATTTTTGCTATCACTGCATTGACCGCGCAAAATGATCAGCGCGTTTTGCAAATCCATCCAACTCCGGCCGATATTTTAACCCAGCAACTATCGGCGGCCTGTGATGGGCGTTTCGTTGGTGCCGTCAAGATTGGTATGGTGGCGGAAGGTTCCATTGTCATGGCTCTTGTCTGGTTTTTGAACGCAAGACACTTTCCCAATATTGTCATCGA
This genomic window from Deltaproteobacteria bacterium contains:
- the thiE gene encoding thiamine phosphate synthase, coding for MSQNLQGLYTIADNQFRPDKSHVQLAEAFLRGGAKIVQLRMKKDHGLWTMDCGPETIARNIMMLKKKYDFTFIVNDFVDVALEVGADGIHVGANDMPVQEVRRKVGSKMLIGYSSHSLAEALVAEKAGADYVAFGAIFPTKTKGPGHPVQSLEKLRKVVETLKVPVVAIGGIGRKNFNQVLETGVASVAMITALTGAPDIAEVTRYFAKRTIIDYGPRTMD